The following proteins are co-located in the Brevibacillus laterosporus DSM 25 genome:
- a CDS encoding peptide ABC transporter substrate-binding protein: MNKSIFTAVSSILVLSTALAGCGGGTASENKTGAASGTTHEQVLRVNLHSEPPTADPGLADDNASSAILRATFDGLMRSDKDGKVTNSVAKDYKVSEDGKTYTFTLRDSLWANGEKLTAKDFEYAWKRVLNPKTAASYAYQLYYLKNAEAYNKGQAKAEDVGVKALDEHTLEVTLNNPTPFFLELTAFYTLYPVNEKVVASSDKWAGEASTHIGNGPFKMESWKHKNEIVLVKNDNYWDKDNVKLEKIIYQMIDDENTELSMFENGDLDWAGQPNGMLPIDAIAPNMASGKAHVQPKAGIYWYKFNTEKAPFNNAKIRKAFAYAIDRKTITDNITQSGQTPATNLLPPTMALAKEGFFKDGDVDTAKKLLAEGMKEEGLTKLPPIEISFNTAEKHKKIAEAIQDQWKKAFDIDVKLTNKEWKVFIDDLHRGNYQVGRNGWNADYNDPISFLQIYKDKTGGNNDTKWENPKYKELLNKADAETNPEVRKGYLADAEKIIIDEMPIIPIYFDSNVWLQNDNLKGVVVDAMGNVDYKWTSFE, translated from the coding sequence ATGAATAAAAGCATTTTTACAGCTGTAAGCTCCATATTAGTTCTTAGTACAGCATTAGCTGGCTGTGGTGGCGGTACAGCCTCTGAGAATAAAACGGGAGCGGCTAGTGGTACTACTCATGAACAAGTTCTACGTGTGAATCTACATTCAGAACCACCTACTGCGGACCCTGGTCTTGCAGATGACAATGCTTCTTCTGCCATTTTGAGAGCTACTTTTGATGGTTTGATGCGCTCAGATAAGGACGGCAAAGTAACAAATTCTGTAGCGAAAGATTATAAAGTTTCTGAAGATGGCAAAACTTATACATTTACTTTACGTGATTCACTATGGGCAAACGGTGAAAAATTAACAGCAAAAGATTTTGAATATGCTTGGAAACGAGTACTTAATCCGAAAACAGCGGCTTCTTATGCTTATCAATTGTATTATTTGAAAAATGCAGAAGCTTATAACAAAGGTCAAGCAAAGGCTGAGGACGTCGGTGTAAAAGCACTTGATGAGCACACGCTCGAAGTAACCCTGAACAATCCAACCCCGTTCTTCTTGGAGCTAACAGCATTCTATACGCTTTATCCTGTAAATGAAAAAGTTGTGGCATCTAGCGATAAGTGGGCAGGGGAAGCAAGCACGCATATTGGGAACGGACCATTTAAAATGGAATCCTGGAAGCACAAAAACGAAATTGTTCTTGTGAAAAACGATAATTATTGGGATAAAGATAATGTGAAATTAGAAAAAATCATCTACCAAATGATTGATGATGAAAATACAGAGTTATCCATGTTTGAAAATGGAGATCTCGATTGGGCAGGTCAGCCTAATGGTATGCTACCAATTGATGCAATTGCTCCTAACATGGCATCTGGCAAGGCGCACGTTCAGCCTAAGGCAGGTATCTATTGGTACAAATTTAATACGGAAAAGGCACCGTTTAATAATGCTAAAATCCGTAAAGCCTTTGCATACGCAATTGATCGCAAAACAATCACAGATAACATTACACAATCTGGCCAAACCCCTGCTACTAATCTGCTGCCACCAACTATGGCTTTAGCAAAAGAAGGATTCTTTAAAGATGGTGATGTGGATACGGCGAAAAAGCTTCTTGCTGAAGGTATGAAGGAAGAAGGCTTAACGAAGCTTCCACCAATTGAAATCTCCTTTAACACAGCAGAAAAACATAAGAAGATTGCAGAAGCGATTCAAGATCAATGGAAAAAGGCTTTTGATATTGACGTGAAGCTTACTAACAAAGAATGGAAAGTATTTATTGATGACCTGCACAGAGGTAACTACCAAGTAGGTCGCAATGGTTGGAATGCCGACTACAATGATCCAATTAGCTTCTTGCAGATTTATAAAGATAAAACAGGTGGTAACAACGACACCAAGTGGGAAAATCCAAAATACAAAGAATTGCTAAATAAAGCTGATGCTGAAACAAACCCAGAGGTACGTAAAGGGTATTTGGCAGATGCAGAGAAAATTATAATTGATGAAATGCCGATTATTCCGATCTACTTTGACTCTAACGTTTGGTTACAAAATGACAACCTTAAAGGCGTTGTTGTAGATGCCATGGGTAATGTAGATTACAAGTGGACTTCTTTTGAATAA
- a CDS encoding stage VI sporulation protein F: MDWGKILKMAATVDKNKLKTESGIRDVIKDLASRSGKDLSKRDLDNYTEQVKKFMQKKDVGSMLDQLKKKGLDQSDIDKIKKGLK, translated from the coding sequence ATGGACTGGGGAAAGATTTTGAAAATGGCAGCGACAGTTGACAAGAATAAATTAAAAACGGAATCAGGTATTCGTGATGTTATCAAGGATTTAGCCAGTAGATCAGGCAAAGATTTATCAAAAAGGGACTTAGACAATTATACGGAGCAGGTAAAGAAATTCATGCAGAAAAAAGACGTTGGCAGTATGCTGGATCAATTAAAGAAAAAAGGCCTGGATCAAAGTGATATAGACAAAATCAAAAAAGGGCTGAAGTAA
- a CDS encoding N-acetylmuramoyl-L-alanine amidase family protein yields the protein MKKFVLGLVALSSFIWMAPQAIDAAGQSTQGNIQLRIEGRSVNAEVPPLISNGRTLVPVRVIAEGLGAKIDWNQEERKAKITKDNREVVLQLSNKKAYINGKAQTLEAAPQLVNNRMLLPLRFVGEALGATIGWDNDSRTVIVNQPVQAQINGQTLSASEKVYRWEDKILLPAKTIADKLGVSQDELTAKASLKKVIDSTTTVVSLQDIEESIGTDVAEWDEKRNEVVITRMNRLSGIEPQEDSVQMETRYKVSPTVSVLQNPYRIVMDFPEMELSNKMRDDESKEIVIDQGKSSGTSDYYSSNMDSPERLEKSDEESDNASFSTVSQQTQPLIRSIRYSQYQDNPKMVRVVVELNRSSKYQLVSTSDGVKLQLQAQPQKTGYLIVVDAGHGGHDVGAKGTVGNYEKDFNLSVANRLVEYLKQHKEFQVIATRSNDTYLTLKERTDIANEIDADVFISVHANSFNPETRGTETYYYNQNSLDLARVVHKHLLAATQFPDRKVKQNNFYVVKNTKMPAVLTETGFLTNQIENTQLMSPQFQDKVAKSLADAIFEYYQTY from the coding sequence TTGAAAAAGTTTGTATTAGGCTTGGTTGCCTTGAGCAGTTTTATTTGGATGGCGCCTCAAGCAATAGATGCCGCAGGACAGTCGACACAGGGCAATATTCAATTACGGATAGAGGGCAGGAGCGTTAATGCGGAAGTTCCTCCGCTCATCTCCAATGGACGCACCCTTGTCCCTGTTCGTGTTATTGCAGAAGGTTTGGGAGCAAAAATTGATTGGAATCAGGAGGAGCGAAAAGCCAAGATTACGAAAGATAATCGAGAGGTTGTATTGCAGCTAAGCAACAAGAAAGCCTACATAAATGGTAAAGCGCAAACCTTGGAGGCCGCTCCCCAGCTCGTTAATAATCGAATGTTATTGCCTCTCCGATTTGTGGGAGAAGCACTAGGAGCGACGATAGGATGGGACAATGATAGTCGGACTGTGATTGTCAATCAACCAGTTCAAGCGCAAATTAATGGACAAACCCTATCGGCTAGTGAAAAAGTATATCGCTGGGAGGACAAAATTTTATTACCAGCGAAGACAATTGCAGACAAGCTGGGGGTTTCCCAAGACGAGCTAACAGCTAAAGCCAGCTTGAAGAAAGTAATTGATTCTACGACGACAGTTGTATCGTTACAAGATATAGAAGAAAGTATCGGAACAGATGTCGCTGAGTGGGATGAAAAGCGAAATGAAGTGGTTATCACTCGAATGAACAGATTGTCAGGTATTGAACCACAAGAAGACAGCGTGCAGATGGAAACCAGATATAAGGTATCGCCAACTGTGTCAGTCTTACAAAATCCCTATCGGATTGTAATGGATTTCCCGGAAATGGAACTATCCAATAAAATGCGCGATGATGAAAGTAAAGAGATTGTGATTGATCAAGGGAAAAGTAGTGGAACCTCCGATTATTACTCCTCTAATATGGATAGTCCAGAAAGACTGGAAAAAAGTGATGAAGAATCCGATAATGCATCTTTTAGTACAGTTAGCCAACAGACTCAACCGCTTATTCGTTCAATTCGATACAGCCAATATCAAGACAATCCAAAAATGGTCAGAGTCGTAGTGGAATTGAATCGATCAAGTAAATATCAGCTAGTATCGACAAGTGATGGTGTAAAACTACAATTGCAAGCACAGCCACAGAAAACAGGATACCTCATTGTTGTAGATGCAGGACATGGTGGTCATGATGTGGGAGCCAAGGGAACGGTTGGAAACTATGAAAAGGATTTTAATCTGTCTGTAGCTAATCGTTTAGTGGAGTACCTAAAGCAGCATAAAGAATTTCAAGTGATCGCAACCCGTAGCAACGATACGTATTTGACGTTAAAGGAGCGTACAGATATAGCTAATGAGATAGATGCTGATGTATTTATCTCCGTGCATGCTAACTCCTTTAATCCGGAAACGAGAGGAACCGAAACATACTATTACAATCAGAACAGCTTGGATTTAGCGCGTGTTGTTCATAAGCATCTGCTAGCGGCCACTCAATTTCCTGATCGAAAAGTAAAACAAAACAATTTTTATGTTGTAAAGAATACGAAAATGCCTGCGGTATTGACAGAAACAGGTTTTCTAACGAATCAAATCGAAAATACTCAGTTAATGTCCCCGCAATTTCAAGACAAAGTAGCAAAATCATTAGCAGATGCGATCTTTGAATATTATCAAACCTATTAA
- a CDS encoding GerMN domain-containing protein, with translation MKRIALIMCTILALLVAACSNNSVTVEPGNDTKTEQPAKEGQQLTLTLYYVDNDLTKLMEEKQQITNPVSDKDKYEKAMELLGKPSKPEHNALWKNFEYHSITFENGTLTIDAKGTNQYNLGSSGEAFAIDALQQTMFQFPEVMKIIILVDGKKTESLMGHVSIDEPLTRSTP, from the coding sequence ATGAAACGAATAGCTCTTATCATGTGTACCATTCTGGCCTTACTGGTGGCTGCATGCAGTAATAATTCTGTAACAGTGGAACCAGGGAATGATACCAAGACAGAACAACCTGCTAAGGAAGGACAGCAACTAACGCTTACCCTTTATTACGTAGATAATGATCTAACCAAGCTAATGGAGGAGAAACAACAGATTACAAACCCTGTATCTGATAAGGACAAGTATGAAAAGGCAATGGAATTGTTGGGAAAACCATCCAAGCCTGAACATAATGCTCTTTGGAAAAATTTTGAATACCACTCCATTACGTTTGAAAATGGTACGTTAACGATTGATGCTAAAGGGACAAACCAATATAATCTGGGTTCTAGTGGCGAAGCTTTTGCCATTGATGCCTTACAACAGACCATGTTTCAATTCCCAGAGGTTATGAAAATCATTATCTTAGTAGATGGTAAGAAGACAGAATCCCTAATGGGGCATGTTAGTATTGATGAACCGTTAACTCGCTCTACACCATAA
- a CDS encoding DUF378 domain-containing protein: MDKLVLLLVIIGAINWGLIGLFHLDLVSTLFGGMNSILSRIIYTIVGIAGIYAIKFFGSDRQRT, translated from the coding sequence ATGGATAAATTAGTATTGCTTCTTGTTATTATTGGTGCAATCAACTGGGGACTAATTGGCTTATTCCATCTTGATCTGGTTTCCACCTTGTTTGGGGGTATGAACTCTATCCTAAGCCGTATCATTTACACGATAGTTGGTATTGCTGGAATTTATGCTATCAAGTTTTTTGGGAGTGACCGTCAACGTACGTAG
- the pstB gene encoding phosphate ABC transporter ATP-binding protein PstB: MSMIKVQDLHVYYGLTHALKHIEMEIEPKSITALIGPSGCGKSTFLRTINRMNDMIPQVKITGSIQIAGKNIYDANWDVEQLRKQVGMVFQKPTPFPKSIYENIVYGPKLHGIRDKKRLEELVEASLQKAALWEEVKDSLHKPAHGLSGGQQQRLCIARALAVEPEVILLDEPTSALDPIATAKIEELLIQLKESYTLVMVTHNMQQAARVSDQTAFFLQGECIEMKQTTEVFENPTDQRLKDYISGRFG, from the coding sequence TTGAGCATGATTAAGGTGCAAGACCTGCATGTCTATTACGGATTAACCCATGCCTTAAAGCATATTGAAATGGAAATTGAACCAAAGTCAATTACCGCTTTAATCGGTCCTTCCGGCTGTGGAAAATCAACCTTTTTACGGACAATTAACCGCATGAATGATATGATCCCGCAAGTTAAAATTACAGGAAGCATTCAGATTGCGGGTAAAAATATATATGACGCTAATTGGGATGTGGAACAATTACGTAAGCAAGTTGGAATGGTGTTTCAAAAGCCTACTCCTTTTCCAAAAAGCATTTATGAAAACATTGTATATGGTCCGAAGTTGCATGGTATTCGAGATAAGAAGCGACTAGAGGAATTGGTTGAGGCAAGCTTGCAAAAAGCGGCTTTGTGGGAAGAGGTAAAGGATAGTTTGCATAAACCAGCACATGGTTTATCTGGGGGGCAACAGCAACGCTTATGTATTGCACGGGCGTTAGCCGTAGAGCCGGAGGTCATCCTGTTAGATGAACCGACATCTGCTCTTGATCCTATTGCTACAGCTAAAATAGAGGAGCTATTGATACAATTAAAGGAAAGCTATACGCTGGTTATGGTAACGCACAACATGCAACAAGCTGCTCGCGTTTCCGATCAAACCGCTTTCTTTTTACAAGGTGAGTGCATTGAAATGAAGCAAACCACTGAGGTGTTTGAGAATCCAACAGATCAACGCCTGAAGGATTATATCTCCGGCCGTTTTGGCTGA
- a CDS encoding ArsR/SmtB family transcription factor gives METTDMIQMMVLADLFKLLGDKTRLTIMALLQVQSLCVRDLVEILQASQPSVSQHLAKLKGQGLVKEERRGAWVFYSLNNDAAPVMKLILEHLPDVKPLVEKQQRVTLSS, from the coding sequence ATGGAAACCACAGATATGATTCAAATGATGGTGCTTGCTGACCTATTCAAACTACTCGGTGACAAGACGAGATTAACCATTATGGCTTTGTTACAAGTTCAATCTCTATGTGTACGTGATTTGGTAGAAATTTTACAAGCTTCTCAGCCATCCGTTTCGCAGCATTTAGCTAAACTAAAAGGACAAGGATTGGTAAAAGAAGAGCGGCGTGGGGCTTGGGTATTTTACTCCCTAAACAACGATGCTGCTCCAGTTATGAAGCTTATTCTTGAGCATTTGCCTGATGTTAAGCCACTTGTTGAAAAGCAACAGCGCGTAACCTTAAGCAGTTAA
- a CDS encoding gamma-type small acid-soluble spore protein, whose protein sequence is MKNKQQGLNNAARAAAQQNTATEFASETNAAQVQKQNQASAARAAAQQNTATEFASETNVAQVQNQNQASAARAAQQNTATEFASETNVAQVQKNRASAARAAQQNNATK, encoded by the coding sequence ATGAAAAACAAACAACAAGGTTTGAACAATGCTGCTCGTGCTGCTGCACAGCAAAACACAGCAACTGAGTTTGCAAGTGAAACAAACGCAGCTCAAGTACAAAAACAAAATCAAGCTTCTGCTGCTCGTGCTGCTGCACAGCAAAACACAGCAACTGAGTTTGCAAGTGAAACAAACGTAGCTCAAGTGCAAAACCAAAATCAAGCTTCTGCTGCTCGTGCTGCCCAACAAAATACAGCGACTGAGTTCGCAAGCGAAACAAACGTAGCTCAAGTGCAAAAGAATCGAGCTTCTGCTGCTCGCGCTGCACAACAAAACAACGCTACTAAATAA
- a CDS encoding DUF4367 domain-containing protein produces the protein MKRRALGLVMLLVLSLLVTGCFGTKTPEDVVNELGGKMDKITGYKTNAVLTLQTGTTPQEYDVEVWYSKQNNYRVALTSKQRNITQIILRNDEGVFVLTPHLKKSFRFQSGWPENNGPLYLYETLVNSIVNDTERKLKMDDKEYVFEVKANYSGNRSFSKQKIWMSNDLRPMRAEIMDNNMNKLVEINFTEFNFNPEFPKDAFDKDKNMTSALPSVPTMGLAETGVKKPTSQFGVIQPTYVPAGIKLNNIEPVTHNKEKSVLLQYKGEYNYSLMESRPTAATVSYEQGMPVDLGFTIGVLYQTAEEKRILKWELDGVEFTLSGDLPEDEMLKVAQSTYGVGGK, from the coding sequence ATGAAACGTAGAGCTTTAGGTTTAGTCATGCTATTGGTGCTCTCGTTGCTCGTGACGGGATGCTTCGGGACAAAGACACCAGAGGATGTAGTGAATGAATTAGGAGGGAAAATGGACAAAATTACCGGTTACAAGACCAATGCAGTGTTAACTCTGCAGACCGGTACGACACCACAAGAATATGATGTAGAGGTCTGGTATTCTAAGCAGAACAATTATCGCGTAGCCCTCACTTCTAAACAGCGTAACATTACGCAAATCATTTTACGTAATGATGAAGGTGTTTTTGTTTTAACCCCACATCTCAAAAAAAGCTTCCGTTTCCAAAGTGGATGGCCAGAAAATAATGGACCCCTCTACTTATATGAAACGTTGGTTAACAGCATCGTAAATGATACTGAGCGTAAATTGAAAATGGATGATAAGGAGTATGTCTTTGAAGTAAAAGCTAATTACAGTGGTAATCGTTCTTTTAGTAAGCAAAAGATTTGGATGAGCAATGATTTGAGACCGATGAGAGCAGAGATTATGGATAATAACATGAATAAGCTGGTAGAGATTAATTTCACTGAGTTCAACTTTAATCCTGAATTTCCAAAAGATGCGTTCGATAAAGATAAGAACATGACAAGTGCGCTCCCTTCTGTTCCCACTATGGGTCTAGCTGAAACAGGTGTGAAGAAACCTACGAGCCAATTTGGGGTGATACAACCTACTTATGTACCAGCAGGAATTAAGCTAAACAACATTGAACCGGTGACGCATAATAAAGAAAAGAGCGTATTGTTACAGTATAAAGGAGAGTACAACTATTCTTTGATGGAAAGCCGGCCAACTGCTGCTACAGTCTCCTATGAACAAGGCATGCCTGTTGATCTAGGTTTTACCATTGGTGTTCTATATCAGACTGCTGAAGAAAAACGCATTCTGAAATGGGAGTTGGATGGTGTCGAATTCACACTATCTGGCGATCTTCCTGAAGATGAAATGCTAAAAGTAGCACAATCTACTTATGGAGTAGGCGGTAAATAA
- the alr gene encoding alanine racemase codes for MKPYARDTWIEVDLDAIAANVSALRQHIPAHSEIMAVVKADGYGHGSEYTAREALAHGATRLAVAALDEALVLRRAGITAPILVLGYTPVDAMQTAVEENIQLTVYHLQWLHEAANLLVDSSHQLEVHVKVDTGMGRIGVSDEAELLELIHAITTNDSMRWVGIFTHFACADEEDTTHVKGQHALFQERLKAVEKAGYKLPLIHCNNTAAAIVFPEWSYDLIRLGIGLYGLYPSDFIKQQHTLDLRPALSLKTRISHVKNMPPHSTVSYGATYTTTDHEQIATVPIGYGDGFSRLLSNRGVALCHGKRVPIVGRVCMDQTILHIHSGDAQVGDEVVLYGKQGNEEITLDEIAECLGTINYEVTCMLNYRIPRVYLRNGKIVGICHGIANKFLEEYRKMAGI; via the coding sequence ATGAAGCCATATGCCCGCGATACATGGATAGAAGTTGATTTGGATGCGATTGCGGCTAATGTCTCTGCCCTGCGCCAACATATCCCTGCCCACTCAGAAATTATGGCAGTAGTTAAAGCGGATGGATATGGTCATGGTTCAGAATATACGGCCAGAGAAGCACTGGCGCATGGAGCTACCAGACTAGCGGTAGCTGCTCTAGATGAGGCGCTTGTGTTGCGACGAGCAGGTATTACAGCACCGATCCTTGTTTTAGGTTATACCCCCGTAGATGCTATGCAAACCGCTGTAGAAGAGAATATTCAATTGACTGTTTATCATCTTCAGTGGTTGCACGAGGCTGCCAATCTATTGGTAGATAGTTCTCATCAACTGGAGGTTCATGTAAAAGTTGATACAGGTATGGGACGCATTGGGGTTAGTGATGAAGCAGAGTTACTGGAGCTTATCCACGCGATAACTACGAATGATTCTATGCGTTGGGTTGGAATATTCACGCACTTTGCTTGTGCGGATGAGGAAGACACTACACATGTAAAAGGCCAGCATGCCTTATTTCAAGAACGTCTGAAAGCTGTTGAGAAAGCGGGCTACAAACTTCCTCTCATTCATTGCAATAATACGGCTGCAGCTATTGTTTTTCCAGAATGGAGTTATGATTTGATTCGATTGGGCATAGGCTTATACGGATTGTATCCTTCTGACTTCATAAAACAACAGCATACTCTTGATCTAAGACCAGCCCTCAGCTTAAAAACCCGGATTTCCCATGTTAAAAATATGCCTCCACATTCTACAGTCAGCTATGGAGCCACCTATACAACCACCGATCACGAACAGATAGCTACTGTACCAATTGGATATGGAGATGGATTTTCACGTTTATTGTCAAATCGAGGTGTCGCTTTGTGTCATGGCAAACGAGTGCCGATTGTAGGAAGAGTGTGTATGGATCAAACCATTCTTCATATTCACTCAGGAGATGCTCAGGTTGGAGATGAAGTAGTTTTGTACGGAAAACAGGGGAATGAAGAAATTACTCTCGATGAGATAGCTGAGTGTCTGGGAACGATCAATTATGAAGTAACATGTATGCTCAATTATCGCATTCCTCGCGTTTATTTACGAAATGGGAAAATTGTCGGTATCTGTCATGGAATTGCCAATAAATTCTTGGAAGAATATCGAAAAATGGCAGGAATTTAG
- a CDS encoding CopG family ribbon-helix-helix protein has translation MAGGGFVLSKSNTKRIMISLPQHLLQEVDGVVQKERSNRSELIRQAMSLYLKERKKRFIRETMQRGYLEMAKINLNMASEAFEAEEEADLTLDRLVSGV, from the coding sequence ATGGCTGGAGGTGGATTTGTCTTGTCTAAAAGCAATACAAAACGTATCATGATCAGTTTGCCGCAACATTTATTGCAAGAGGTAGACGGAGTCGTGCAAAAAGAGAGATCAAACCGAAGTGAATTGATTCGTCAAGCGATGAGTCTCTACCTCAAGGAGCGAAAAAAACGATTTATACGAGAAACAATGCAACGTGGCTATTTGGAAATGGCTAAAATCAATCTCAATATGGCATCGGAGGCTTTTGAAGCAGAAGAGGAAGCCGATCTTACCTTAGACCGCTTAGTTAGCGGGGTGTAG
- a CDS encoding type II toxin-antitoxin system PemK/MazF family toxin: MNVKRGDVFFADLSPVVGSEQGGVRPVLVIQNDIGNRFSPTVIVAAITAQIQKAKLPTHVEIDAKTYGFDRDSVILLEQIRTIDKQRLTDKITHLDDEMMERVNESLQISLGLIDF, translated from the coding sequence GTGAATGTTAAACGTGGCGATGTATTTTTCGCGGACCTTTCCCCTGTGGTTGGCTCCGAGCAAGGTGGAGTTAGACCGGTATTAGTTATACAAAACGATATTGGAAATCGATTTAGTCCGACGGTTATCGTCGCTGCGATCACTGCTCAGATTCAAAAGGCAAAGCTGCCTACGCATGTGGAAATCGATGCAAAAACATATGGGTTTGATCGTGACTCTGTCATCTTATTGGAACAAATAAGAACCATTGATAAGCAAAGGTTGACTGATAAAATCACTCATCTAGACGATGAGATGATGGAAAGAGTGAATGAATCACTTCAGATCAGCCTCGGATTAATAGATTTTTAA